From Tiliqua scincoides isolate rTilSci1 chromosome 2, rTilSci1.hap2, whole genome shotgun sequence, the proteins below share one genomic window:
- the NUDCD2 gene encoding nudC domain-containing protein 2 has protein sequence MSAPFEERSGLVPCATPWGCWYQTMEEVIVEVAVPPGTRARHVQCSLKSRSLELAVAGEEVLKGKLFDSTIADEATWTLEDQKLIRIVLTKTNRDAGNCWSSLLENEYSADPWVQDQMQRKLTLERFQRENPGFDFSGAEISGNYSKGGPDLSGLER, from the exons ATGTCGGCGCCGTTCGAGGAGCGGAGCGGGCTGGTGCCCTGCGCCACGCCCTGGGGCTGCTGGTACCAGACCATGGAGGAGGTCATCGTGGAGGTGGCGGTGCCGCCGGGGACCCGCGCGCGGCAcgtgcagtgcagcctcaagagCCGCTCCCTGGAGCTGGCCGTGGCCGGCGAGGAGGTGCTCAAG gGTAAACTCTTTGATTCTACAATAGCTGATGAAGCAACATGGACTCTAG AGGACCAGAAACTAATAAGAATTGTTCTGACGAAAACCAACCGTGATGCTGGAAACTGCTGGAGTTCCCTGTTAGAGAATGAGTACTCTGCTGATCCTTGGGTCCAAGACCAAATGCAGAGGAAACTGACATTGGAAAGGTTCCAAAGAGAG AACCCTGGATTTGACTTCAGTGGAGCAGAAATCTCAGGAAATTACAGCAAAGGAGGGCCGGACTTGTCTGGTCTAGAAAGATAG
- the HMMR gene encoding hyaluronan mediated motility receptor isoform X2, which translates to MSSDSGECSPPLVACAPPPGSYDVKPSDPSKGPVSFDKSRRFRKQAGEAETRNPCILKPLPSPGTVRKLQSLCSKPNCSGMKLEKDFMKRQKELEKEIRVLVGERGQLDKRLQAQEEDLAKSESKLTAVVREKTSLLANVASLEKQLLELSKTNELLKTKFSEDGTQKKMSNLCLELMKLRNRMNAKKMSHTKPENMETKLETVQRTVEHPKEKVAQQEELTATEKQPEEKCDSEKLLEYIAELGNVAEQVDKYKLDISQLEEAIEAKDRELEALQSSLELKEAMLSAQINELHDKCKMFEQQKEKLLLEHEEKELSVNAEIEHLKEKLNLEERERQKQEELCQEASAAMHQKFLEYQDEVTKEKQLLEKELKETMEELDKLHTKEEEVEKLLKHLEQENKSQAEELAQMEAKLEGKAKELETAAESHSTAVLKMQEEHSNALCKLGETIAEFENYKACVAEESTCLRQEKNTLQDKLDEMENTVQRMTLMLQEVQHAQDKAKEEYARMLLDAQKKLALKDAEIERIGESNIAQIANLQARLEEQSEHLKKELEMERKTIEEKVKTDYRENMETWRILYEDLYNKVKPFQQQLDAYEAEKNALLNEHGAAQEELNKLSDAYAKLLGHQNQKQKIKHVMKLKEENVQLKQEVLRLRSHLIREKQCREELQDQLDKIQGVRRFDPSKAFQHSAKENVAPKTPFKEGNSNKS; encoded by the exons ATG AGCTCTGACTCTGGTGAATGTTCCCCACCCCTTGTAGCTTGTGCCCCACCACCAGGTTcttatgatgtcaaaccttcagaCCCTTCAAAAGGACCTGTGTCTTTTGACAAGTCCCGAAGGTTCAGGAAACAGGCAG GGGAAGCAGAAACTCGGAATCCCTGCATTCTGAAACCTTTGCCTTCCCCAGGAACTGTAAGAAAATTGCAATCTCTTTGTTCAAAA CCAAACTGCTCTGGAATGAAGTTGGAAAAAGATTTCATGAAAAGACAAAAGGAGTTAGAAAAAGAG ATTCGTGTGCTGGTTGGAGAACGTGGCCAGTTGGATAAAAGGCTTCAAGCTCAAGAAGAAGATCTTGCGAAGTCTGAATCAAAGCTGACTGCCGTGGTTAGGGAGAAAACCTCCCTCCTGGCAAATGTTGCTTCTCTGGAGAAGCAGCTTTTGGAGCTGTCTAAAACCAATGAATTGCTGAAAACAAAG TTCTCAGAAGATGGAACACAGAAGAAAATGAGCAATCTATGCCTAGAGTTAATGAAGCTTCGGAATCGGATGAATGCAAAGAAA ATGAGCCACACTAAACCAGAAAACATGGAAACAAAACTAGAGACAGTCCAAAGAACCGTGGAGCATCCAAAGGAAAAAGTAGCACAGCAGGAAGAACT AACAGCAACTGAGAAACAGCCTGAAGAGAAATGCGACTCAGAGAAACTCTTGGAATACATTGCAGAACTTGG CAACGTTGCAGAACAAGTGGATAAATACAAGCTTGATATCTCTCAATTGGAGGAGGCAATAGAAGCAAAGGATAGGGAACTTGAAGCATTGCAGAGTTCTCTTGAACTGAAAGAAGCAATGCTGTCTGCACAAATTAATGAGCTGCATGACAAGTGCAAGATGTTTGAGCAACAGAAAG AGAAACTTTTACTTGAACATGAAGAAAAGGAACTAAGCGTGAATGCTGAAATAGAACACTTGAAAGAAAAATTGAATCTAGAAGAACGGGAACGCCAAAAGCAGGAAGAACTCTGCCAG GAGGCCTCTGCTGCTATGCATCAAAAGTTCCTTGAATACCAAGACGAAGTTACAAAAGAGAAACAACTTCTAGAGAAAGAACTCAAAGAAACCATGGAAGAGTTGGATAAATTGcacactaaagaagaagaagttgAGAAGCTGTTGAAGCATTTAGAACAAGAGAACAAATCCCAGGCTGAGGAGCTCGCACAGATGGAAGCAAAACTAGAAGG GAAAGCCAAAGAACTGGAGACAGCAGCTGAATCCCACAGCACTGCTGTTCTGAAGATGCAGGAAGAACAtagcaatgcactgtgtaaactTGGAGAAACTATTGCTGAATTTGAAAA TTACAAAGCTTGTGTGGCTGAAGAAAGTACATGCCTTAGACAGGAGAAAAATACCCTGCAGGACAAATTAGATGAAATGGAAAACACAGTTCAGCGTATGACTCTCATGCTGCAAGAAGTACAGCATGCTCAAGACAAGGCAAAGGAAGAATATGCAAG GATGCTACTAGATGCCCAGAAAAAGCTAGCATTAAAAGATGCTGAAATAGAAAGAATTGGAGAATCAAATATTGCACAAATTGCTAATCTACAAGCAAGACTAGAAGAGCAAAGTGAACACTTGAAGAAAGAACTTGAAATGGAAAG GAAAACCATAGAGGAAAAAGTAAAAACCGATTATAGAGAGAACATGGAAACCTGGCGTATCCTGTATGAAGATCTGTATAACAAAGTAAAACCATTTCAG CAACAACTTGATGCATATGAGGCAGAGAAAAATGCCCTTCTGAATGAGCATGGTGCAGCCCAAGAGGAGCTGAATAAACTCAGTGATGCATATGCTAAACTGCTGGGCCATCAAAATCAGAAGCAGAAGATCAAGCATGTAATGAAACTGAAAGAAGAGAATGTACAACTGAAACAG GAGGTATTAAGGCTGCGCTCTCATCTAATAAGGGAAAAACAATGTCGGGAAGAACTCCAAGATCAACTGGATAAAATTCAAGGTGTCAGGCGCTTTGATCCTTCTAAAGCTTTTCAGCATTCTGCAAAAGAAAATGTTGCTCCCAAAACACCTTTTAAAGAAG GTAACAGCAACAAAAGTTAA
- the HMMR gene encoding hyaluronan mediated motility receptor isoform X1, with protein sequence MSFPKAPLKRFNEAPTCAPPPGSYDVKPSDPSKGPVSFDKSRRFRKQAGEAETRNPCILKPLPSPGTVRKLQSLCSKPNCSGMKLEKDFMKRQKELEKEIRVLVGERGQLDKRLQAQEEDLAKSESKLTAVVREKTSLLANVASLEKQLLELSKTNELLKTKFSEDGTQKKMSNLCLELMKLRNRMNAKKMSHTKPENMETKLETVQRTVEHPKEKVAQQEELTATEKQPEEKCDSEKLLEYIAELGNVAEQVDKYKLDISQLEEAIEAKDRELEALQSSLELKEAMLSAQINELHDKCKMFEQQKEKLLLEHEEKELSVNAEIEHLKEKLNLEERERQKQEELCQEASAAMHQKFLEYQDEVTKEKQLLEKELKETMEELDKLHTKEEEVEKLLKHLEQENKSQAEELAQMEAKLEGKAKELETAAESHSTAVLKMQEEHSNALCKLGETIAEFENYKACVAEESTCLRQEKNTLQDKLDEMENTVQRMTLMLQEVQHAQDKAKEEYARMLLDAQKKLALKDAEIERIGESNIAQIANLQARLEEQSEHLKKELEMERKTIEEKVKTDYRENMETWRILYEDLYNKVKPFQQQLDAYEAEKNALLNEHGAAQEELNKLSDAYAKLLGHQNQKQKIKHVMKLKEENVQLKQEVLRLRSHLIREKQCREELQDQLDKIQGVRRFDPSKAFQHSAKENVAPKTPFKEGNSNKS encoded by the exons ATGTCGTTTCCGAAGGCGCCGCTGAAGCGGTTCAATGAAGCGCCGA CTTGTGCCCCACCACCAGGTTcttatgatgtcaaaccttcagaCCCTTCAAAAGGACCTGTGTCTTTTGACAAGTCCCGAAGGTTCAGGAAACAGGCAG GGGAAGCAGAAACTCGGAATCCCTGCATTCTGAAACCTTTGCCTTCCCCAGGAACTGTAAGAAAATTGCAATCTCTTTGTTCAAAA CCAAACTGCTCTGGAATGAAGTTGGAAAAAGATTTCATGAAAAGACAAAAGGAGTTAGAAAAAGAG ATTCGTGTGCTGGTTGGAGAACGTGGCCAGTTGGATAAAAGGCTTCAAGCTCAAGAAGAAGATCTTGCGAAGTCTGAATCAAAGCTGACTGCCGTGGTTAGGGAGAAAACCTCCCTCCTGGCAAATGTTGCTTCTCTGGAGAAGCAGCTTTTGGAGCTGTCTAAAACCAATGAATTGCTGAAAACAAAG TTCTCAGAAGATGGAACACAGAAGAAAATGAGCAATCTATGCCTAGAGTTAATGAAGCTTCGGAATCGGATGAATGCAAAGAAA ATGAGCCACACTAAACCAGAAAACATGGAAACAAAACTAGAGACAGTCCAAAGAACCGTGGAGCATCCAAAGGAAAAAGTAGCACAGCAGGAAGAACT AACAGCAACTGAGAAACAGCCTGAAGAGAAATGCGACTCAGAGAAACTCTTGGAATACATTGCAGAACTTGG CAACGTTGCAGAACAAGTGGATAAATACAAGCTTGATATCTCTCAATTGGAGGAGGCAATAGAAGCAAAGGATAGGGAACTTGAAGCATTGCAGAGTTCTCTTGAACTGAAAGAAGCAATGCTGTCTGCACAAATTAATGAGCTGCATGACAAGTGCAAGATGTTTGAGCAACAGAAAG AGAAACTTTTACTTGAACATGAAGAAAAGGAACTAAGCGTGAATGCTGAAATAGAACACTTGAAAGAAAAATTGAATCTAGAAGAACGGGAACGCCAAAAGCAGGAAGAACTCTGCCAG GAGGCCTCTGCTGCTATGCATCAAAAGTTCCTTGAATACCAAGACGAAGTTACAAAAGAGAAACAACTTCTAGAGAAAGAACTCAAAGAAACCATGGAAGAGTTGGATAAATTGcacactaaagaagaagaagttgAGAAGCTGTTGAAGCATTTAGAACAAGAGAACAAATCCCAGGCTGAGGAGCTCGCACAGATGGAAGCAAAACTAGAAGG GAAAGCCAAAGAACTGGAGACAGCAGCTGAATCCCACAGCACTGCTGTTCTGAAGATGCAGGAAGAACAtagcaatgcactgtgtaaactTGGAGAAACTATTGCTGAATTTGAAAA TTACAAAGCTTGTGTGGCTGAAGAAAGTACATGCCTTAGACAGGAGAAAAATACCCTGCAGGACAAATTAGATGAAATGGAAAACACAGTTCAGCGTATGACTCTCATGCTGCAAGAAGTACAGCATGCTCAAGACAAGGCAAAGGAAGAATATGCAAG GATGCTACTAGATGCCCAGAAAAAGCTAGCATTAAAAGATGCTGAAATAGAAAGAATTGGAGAATCAAATATTGCACAAATTGCTAATCTACAAGCAAGACTAGAAGAGCAAAGTGAACACTTGAAGAAAGAACTTGAAATGGAAAG GAAAACCATAGAGGAAAAAGTAAAAACCGATTATAGAGAGAACATGGAAACCTGGCGTATCCTGTATGAAGATCTGTATAACAAAGTAAAACCATTTCAG CAACAACTTGATGCATATGAGGCAGAGAAAAATGCCCTTCTGAATGAGCATGGTGCAGCCCAAGAGGAGCTGAATAAACTCAGTGATGCATATGCTAAACTGCTGGGCCATCAAAATCAGAAGCAGAAGATCAAGCATGTAATGAAACTGAAAGAAGAGAATGTACAACTGAAACAG GAGGTATTAAGGCTGCGCTCTCATCTAATAAGGGAAAAACAATGTCGGGAAGAACTCCAAGATCAACTGGATAAAATTCAAGGTGTCAGGCGCTTTGATCCTTCTAAAGCTTTTCAGCATTCTGCAAAAGAAAATGTTGCTCCCAAAACACCTTTTAAAGAAG GTAACAGCAACAAAAGTTAA
- the HMMR gene encoding hyaluronan mediated motility receptor isoform X4: protein MSFPKAPLKRFNEAPTCAPPPGSYDVKPSDPSKGPVSFDKSRRFRKQAGEAETRNPCILKPLPSPGTVRKLQSLCSKPNCSGMKLEKDFMKRQKELEKEIRVLVGERGQLDKRLQAQEEDLAKSESKLTAVVREKTSLLANVASLEKQLLELSKTNELLKTKFSEDGTQKKMSNLCLELMKLRNRMNAKKMSHTKPENMETKLETVQRTVEHPKEKVAQQEELTATEKQPEEKCDSEKLLEYIAELGNVAEQVDKYKLDISQLEEAIEAKDRELEALQSSLELKEAMLSAQINELHDKCKMFEQQKEKLLLEHEEKELSVNAEIEHLKEKLNLEERERQKQEELCQEASAAMHQKFLEYQDEVTKEKQLLEKELKETMEELDKLHTKEEEVEKLLKHLEQENKSQAEELAQMEAKLEGKAKELETAAESHSTAVLKMQEEHSNALCKLGETIAEFEKMLLDAQKKLALKDAEIERIGESNIAQIANLQARLEEQSEHLKKELEMERKTIEEKVKTDYRENMETWRILYEDLYNKVKPFQQQLDAYEAEKNALLNEHGAAQEELNKLSDAYAKLLGHQNQKQKIKHVMKLKEENVQLKQEVLRLRSHLIREKQCREELQDQLDKIQGVRRFDPSKAFQHSAKENVAPKTPFKEGNSNKS from the exons ATGTCGTTTCCGAAGGCGCCGCTGAAGCGGTTCAATGAAGCGCCGA CTTGTGCCCCACCACCAGGTTcttatgatgtcaaaccttcagaCCCTTCAAAAGGACCTGTGTCTTTTGACAAGTCCCGAAGGTTCAGGAAACAGGCAG GGGAAGCAGAAACTCGGAATCCCTGCATTCTGAAACCTTTGCCTTCCCCAGGAACTGTAAGAAAATTGCAATCTCTTTGTTCAAAA CCAAACTGCTCTGGAATGAAGTTGGAAAAAGATTTCATGAAAAGACAAAAGGAGTTAGAAAAAGAG ATTCGTGTGCTGGTTGGAGAACGTGGCCAGTTGGATAAAAGGCTTCAAGCTCAAGAAGAAGATCTTGCGAAGTCTGAATCAAAGCTGACTGCCGTGGTTAGGGAGAAAACCTCCCTCCTGGCAAATGTTGCTTCTCTGGAGAAGCAGCTTTTGGAGCTGTCTAAAACCAATGAATTGCTGAAAACAAAG TTCTCAGAAGATGGAACACAGAAGAAAATGAGCAATCTATGCCTAGAGTTAATGAAGCTTCGGAATCGGATGAATGCAAAGAAA ATGAGCCACACTAAACCAGAAAACATGGAAACAAAACTAGAGACAGTCCAAAGAACCGTGGAGCATCCAAAGGAAAAAGTAGCACAGCAGGAAGAACT AACAGCAACTGAGAAACAGCCTGAAGAGAAATGCGACTCAGAGAAACTCTTGGAATACATTGCAGAACTTGG CAACGTTGCAGAACAAGTGGATAAATACAAGCTTGATATCTCTCAATTGGAGGAGGCAATAGAAGCAAAGGATAGGGAACTTGAAGCATTGCAGAGTTCTCTTGAACTGAAAGAAGCAATGCTGTCTGCACAAATTAATGAGCTGCATGACAAGTGCAAGATGTTTGAGCAACAGAAAG AGAAACTTTTACTTGAACATGAAGAAAAGGAACTAAGCGTGAATGCTGAAATAGAACACTTGAAAGAAAAATTGAATCTAGAAGAACGGGAACGCCAAAAGCAGGAAGAACTCTGCCAG GAGGCCTCTGCTGCTATGCATCAAAAGTTCCTTGAATACCAAGACGAAGTTACAAAAGAGAAACAACTTCTAGAGAAAGAACTCAAAGAAACCATGGAAGAGTTGGATAAATTGcacactaaagaagaagaagttgAGAAGCTGTTGAAGCATTTAGAACAAGAGAACAAATCCCAGGCTGAGGAGCTCGCACAGATGGAAGCAAAACTAGAAGG GAAAGCCAAAGAACTGGAGACAGCAGCTGAATCCCACAGCACTGCTGTTCTGAAGATGCAGGAAGAACAtagcaatgcactgtgtaaactTGGAGAAACTATTGCTGAATTTGAAAA GATGCTACTAGATGCCCAGAAAAAGCTAGCATTAAAAGATGCTGAAATAGAAAGAATTGGAGAATCAAATATTGCACAAATTGCTAATCTACAAGCAAGACTAGAAGAGCAAAGTGAACACTTGAAGAAAGAACTTGAAATGGAAAG GAAAACCATAGAGGAAAAAGTAAAAACCGATTATAGAGAGAACATGGAAACCTGGCGTATCCTGTATGAAGATCTGTATAACAAAGTAAAACCATTTCAG CAACAACTTGATGCATATGAGGCAGAGAAAAATGCCCTTCTGAATGAGCATGGTGCAGCCCAAGAGGAGCTGAATAAACTCAGTGATGCATATGCTAAACTGCTGGGCCATCAAAATCAGAAGCAGAAGATCAAGCATGTAATGAAACTGAAAGAAGAGAATGTACAACTGAAACAG GAGGTATTAAGGCTGCGCTCTCATCTAATAAGGGAAAAACAATGTCGGGAAGAACTCCAAGATCAACTGGATAAAATTCAAGGTGTCAGGCGCTTTGATCCTTCTAAAGCTTTTCAGCATTCTGCAAAAGAAAATGTTGCTCCCAAAACACCTTTTAAAGAAG GTAACAGCAACAAAAGTTAA
- the HMMR gene encoding hyaluronan mediated motility receptor isoform X3, which yields MSFPKAPLKRFNEAPTCAPPPGSYDVKPSDPSKGPVSFDKSRRFRKQAGEAETRNPCILKPLPSPGTVRKLQSLCSKPNCSGMKLEKDFMKRQKELEKEIRVLVGERGQLDKRLQAQEEDLAKSESKLTAVVREKTSLLANVASLEKQLLELSKTNELLKTKMSHTKPENMETKLETVQRTVEHPKEKVAQQEELTATEKQPEEKCDSEKLLEYIAELGNVAEQVDKYKLDISQLEEAIEAKDRELEALQSSLELKEAMLSAQINELHDKCKMFEQQKEKLLLEHEEKELSVNAEIEHLKEKLNLEERERQKQEELCQEASAAMHQKFLEYQDEVTKEKQLLEKELKETMEELDKLHTKEEEVEKLLKHLEQENKSQAEELAQMEAKLEGKAKELETAAESHSTAVLKMQEEHSNALCKLGETIAEFENYKACVAEESTCLRQEKNTLQDKLDEMENTVQRMTLMLQEVQHAQDKAKEEYARMLLDAQKKLALKDAEIERIGESNIAQIANLQARLEEQSEHLKKELEMERKTIEEKVKTDYRENMETWRILYEDLYNKVKPFQQQLDAYEAEKNALLNEHGAAQEELNKLSDAYAKLLGHQNQKQKIKHVMKLKEENVQLKQEVLRLRSHLIREKQCREELQDQLDKIQGVRRFDPSKAFQHSAKENVAPKTPFKEGNSNKS from the exons ATGTCGTTTCCGAAGGCGCCGCTGAAGCGGTTCAATGAAGCGCCGA CTTGTGCCCCACCACCAGGTTcttatgatgtcaaaccttcagaCCCTTCAAAAGGACCTGTGTCTTTTGACAAGTCCCGAAGGTTCAGGAAACAGGCAG GGGAAGCAGAAACTCGGAATCCCTGCATTCTGAAACCTTTGCCTTCCCCAGGAACTGTAAGAAAATTGCAATCTCTTTGTTCAAAA CCAAACTGCTCTGGAATGAAGTTGGAAAAAGATTTCATGAAAAGACAAAAGGAGTTAGAAAAAGAG ATTCGTGTGCTGGTTGGAGAACGTGGCCAGTTGGATAAAAGGCTTCAAGCTCAAGAAGAAGATCTTGCGAAGTCTGAATCAAAGCTGACTGCCGTGGTTAGGGAGAAAACCTCCCTCCTGGCAAATGTTGCTTCTCTGGAGAAGCAGCTTTTGGAGCTGTCTAAAACCAATGAATTGCTGAAAACAAAG ATGAGCCACACTAAACCAGAAAACATGGAAACAAAACTAGAGACAGTCCAAAGAACCGTGGAGCATCCAAAGGAAAAAGTAGCACAGCAGGAAGAACT AACAGCAACTGAGAAACAGCCTGAAGAGAAATGCGACTCAGAGAAACTCTTGGAATACATTGCAGAACTTGG CAACGTTGCAGAACAAGTGGATAAATACAAGCTTGATATCTCTCAATTGGAGGAGGCAATAGAAGCAAAGGATAGGGAACTTGAAGCATTGCAGAGTTCTCTTGAACTGAAAGAAGCAATGCTGTCTGCACAAATTAATGAGCTGCATGACAAGTGCAAGATGTTTGAGCAACAGAAAG AGAAACTTTTACTTGAACATGAAGAAAAGGAACTAAGCGTGAATGCTGAAATAGAACACTTGAAAGAAAAATTGAATCTAGAAGAACGGGAACGCCAAAAGCAGGAAGAACTCTGCCAG GAGGCCTCTGCTGCTATGCATCAAAAGTTCCTTGAATACCAAGACGAAGTTACAAAAGAGAAACAACTTCTAGAGAAAGAACTCAAAGAAACCATGGAAGAGTTGGATAAATTGcacactaaagaagaagaagttgAGAAGCTGTTGAAGCATTTAGAACAAGAGAACAAATCCCAGGCTGAGGAGCTCGCACAGATGGAAGCAAAACTAGAAGG GAAAGCCAAAGAACTGGAGACAGCAGCTGAATCCCACAGCACTGCTGTTCTGAAGATGCAGGAAGAACAtagcaatgcactgtgtaaactTGGAGAAACTATTGCTGAATTTGAAAA TTACAAAGCTTGTGTGGCTGAAGAAAGTACATGCCTTAGACAGGAGAAAAATACCCTGCAGGACAAATTAGATGAAATGGAAAACACAGTTCAGCGTATGACTCTCATGCTGCAAGAAGTACAGCATGCTCAAGACAAGGCAAAGGAAGAATATGCAAG GATGCTACTAGATGCCCAGAAAAAGCTAGCATTAAAAGATGCTGAAATAGAAAGAATTGGAGAATCAAATATTGCACAAATTGCTAATCTACAAGCAAGACTAGAAGAGCAAAGTGAACACTTGAAGAAAGAACTTGAAATGGAAAG GAAAACCATAGAGGAAAAAGTAAAAACCGATTATAGAGAGAACATGGAAACCTGGCGTATCCTGTATGAAGATCTGTATAACAAAGTAAAACCATTTCAG CAACAACTTGATGCATATGAGGCAGAGAAAAATGCCCTTCTGAATGAGCATGGTGCAGCCCAAGAGGAGCTGAATAAACTCAGTGATGCATATGCTAAACTGCTGGGCCATCAAAATCAGAAGCAGAAGATCAAGCATGTAATGAAACTGAAAGAAGAGAATGTACAACTGAAACAG GAGGTATTAAGGCTGCGCTCTCATCTAATAAGGGAAAAACAATGTCGGGAAGAACTCCAAGATCAACTGGATAAAATTCAAGGTGTCAGGCGCTTTGATCCTTCTAAAGCTTTTCAGCATTCTGCAAAAGAAAATGTTGCTCCCAAAACACCTTTTAAAGAAG GTAACAGCAACAAAAGTTAA